From Elaeis guineensis isolate ETL-2024a chromosome 16, EG11, whole genome shotgun sequence, a single genomic window includes:
- the LOC105059689 gene encoding ATP-dependent zinc metalloprotease FTSH 1, chloroplastic → MASTSLPSLSSSLYGTQLRPKRPKTTPSVPLLFHHPRTRPNSIQSFLLPPWNKKSKNSQNNSNSDLTPSVNAAVASFLLSTLAHQQPLAPALAEDLSPPPASPPIQMESATKPSPPSSPFSQSLLTAPKPQSSPDLPEGSQWRYSEFLNAVKKGKVERVRFSKDGGALQLTAVDGRRATVVVPNDPDLIDILAMNGVDISVSEGDGGNGLFAFIGNLLFPFLAFAGLFFLFRRAQGGPGGGPGGLGGPMDFGRSKSKFQEVPETGVTFADVAGADQAKLELQEVVDFLKNPDKYTALGAKIPKGCLLVGPPGTGKTLLARAVAGEAGVPFFSCAASEFVELFVGVGASRVRDLFEKAKSKAPCIVFIDEIDAVGRQRGAGLGGGNDEREQTINQLLTEMDGFSGNSGVIVLAATNRPDVLDAALLRPGRFDRQVTVDRPDVAGRVKILQVHSRGKALAKDVDFEKIARRTPGFTGADLQNLMNEAAILAARRDLKEISKDEISDALERIIAGPEKKNAVVSDEKKKLVAYHEAGHALVGALMPEYDPVAKISIIPRGQAGGLTFFAPSEERLESGLYSRSYLENQMAVALGGRVAEEVIFGNDNVTTGASNDFMQVSRVARQMVERFGFSKKIGQVAIGGPGGNPFLGQQMSSQKDYSMATADVVDAEVRELVEKAYSRAKQIMTDNIDILHKLAQLLIEKETVDGEEFMSLFIDGKAELYVA, encoded by the exons ATGGCTTCCACAagccttccctccctctcttctaGTCTCTACGGCACCCAACTCCGCCCCAAAAGACCGAAAACCACCCCCTCTGTCCCCCTCTTATTCCATCATCCCAGAACAAGACCCAATTCCATCCAATCCTTCCTCCTCCCTCCCTGGAATAAGAAATCCAAGAATTCCCAGAATAATTCCAACTCCGATTTAACGCCTTCCGTCAACGCCGCCGTCGCTTCCTTCCTCCTCTCCACCCTTGCCCACCAACAACCCCTCGCCCCCGCCCTCGCCGAGGACCTCTCCCCTCCCCCCGCCTCCCCTCCCATCCAAATGGAGTCCGCCACGAAGCCGAGTCCCCCTTCGAGTCCCTTCTCCCAGTCCCTCTTGACCGCCCCCAAGCCCCAGTCCTCCCCGGACCTCCCCGAGGGATCCCAGTGGCGCTACAGCGAGTTCCTTAACGCCGTCAAGAAGGGCAAGGTGGAGCGCGTCCGCTTCAGCAAGGACGGCGGCGCCCTCCAGCTCACCGCTGTGGACGGCCGCCGCGCCACCGTCGTCGTCCCCAACGACCCCGACCTTATCGACATCCTCGCCATGAACGGCGTCGACATCTCCGTCTCCGAGGGCGACGGCGGTAACGGCCTCTTCGCCTTCATCGGCAACCTCCTCTTCCCTTTCCTCGCCTTCGccggcctcttcttcctcttccgccGCGCCCAGGGCGGCCCCGGCGGGGGCCCTGGGGGACTCGGTGGCCCCATGGACTTCGGCCGCTCCAAATCTAAGTTCCAAGAGGTCCCGGAGACCGGCGTCACCTTCGCCGACGTCGCCGGCGCCGACCAGGCCAAGCTCGAGCTCCAGGAGGTCGTCGACTTCTTGAAGAACCCCGACAAGTACACCGCCTTGGGCGCCAAGATCCCCAAAGGCTGCCTCTTGGTCGGTCCTCCCGGCACCGGAAAGACTCTCCTGGCCCGGGCCGTCGCCGGCGAGGCCGGGGTGCCCTTCTTCTCGTGCGCCGCCTCCGAATTCGTGGAGCTCTTCGTTGGAGTCGGAGCTTCTCGTGTCCGGGATTTGTTCGAGAAGGCCAAGTCGAAAGCCCCCTGCATTGTCTTCATCGACGAGATTGATGCGGTGGGGAGGCAGCGGGGGGCCGGTCTCGGAGGTGGGAATGATGAGAGGGAGCAGACTATTAATCAGCTCTTGACGGAAATGGATGGTTTCTCGGGGAATAGTGGGGTCATTGTTCTTGCAGCGACCAACAGGCCGGATGTGCTTGATGCTGCTCTGCTGCGGCCTGGCCGATTTGACCGCCAGGTCACTGTCGATAGGCCTGACGTCGCCGGCAGAGTCAAGATTTTGCAG GTGCATTCAAGAGGAAAGGCACTTGCAAAGGATGTAGACTTTGAGAAAATTGCTAGGAGAACTCCTGGTTTCACAGGAGCTGATCTACAAAACCTGATGAATGAAGCAGCTATTCTTGCAGCCAGACGTGACCTCAAGGAGATTAGTAAAGATGAGATTTCTGATGCTCTGGAGAGAATAATTGCTGGGCCTGAGAAGAAAAATGCGGTCGTATCAGATGAGAAGAAGAAACTGGTGGCATATCATG AGGCTGGGCATGCCCTTGTTGGCGCTCTCATGCCTGAATATGACCCTGTTGCCAAGATCTCCATCATTCCTCGAGGTCAGGCTGGTGGACTAACATTCTTTGCTCCAAGTGAAGAAAGGCTTGAATCTGGACTATATAGCAGGAGTTACCTTGAGAACCAAATGGCCGTTGCTCTTGGTGGAAG GGTGGCTGAAGAGGTGATCTTTGGAAACGACAATGTGACAACAGGAGCTTCAAATGACTTCATGCAGGTTTCACGTGTGGCTAGGCAAATGGTTGAGAGGTTTGGCTTCAGCAAAAAGATTGGGCAGGTAGCCATAGGGGgacctggtggaaacccattcCTGGGTCAGCAG ATGTCATCTCAGAAGGACTATTCCATGGCAACAGCTGATGTAGTGGATGCTGAGGTGCGGGAGCTTGTGGAGAAGGCTTATTCCAGGGC